From one uncultured Methanoregula sp. genomic stretch:
- the argH gene encoding argininosuccinate lyase: MRTDVVRLGRLSGERTGDIMHFLSSMQADRQIADADLLVDIAHVLMLDRQKIIDKNITEQLIPALLGLFDNGIPEEVFDEKFEDVHAGIESLIIEAVGAEAGGRMHMGRSRNDEVATCIRIRLREEQIGLMEEILTVREVLTALANNHAGTIMPGFTHLQYAQPTTLAHHLLAYEQAFSRDFDRLRDAYARVNLSPLGAAAFASTGYPIDREYTASLLGFDGLVINTMDAVATRDFALETLADLSILMTNTSRLSEELIVWSTSFAKFVTLDDAFCSTSSIMPQKKNPDTAEIMRAKTGSVFGAFSSALMIVKGLPLSYNRDLQELTPNIWRGMRDARTSIRLLAGMLSSAQFDTRRMNEEAGKGFSTATELADTLVRSYGIPFRTAHSIVGRAVQKGDLTLKTLEAAAKEVGGGISLKGKGLTQKAIDSALDVTYSVTIRKSPGGPSPVATKKAVTGCRKNLVADRALVSGRVGNLEKAKKNLITKARRRVA; this comes from the coding sequence ATGCGAACCGATGTTGTGAGGCTGGGGCGCCTGTCCGGTGAAAGGACCGGGGATATAATGCATTTCCTTTCTTCGATGCAGGCTGACCGCCAAATCGCCGATGCAGACCTTCTCGTGGATATCGCCCACGTGCTGATGCTGGACCGGCAGAAGATAATTGATAAAAATATCACTGAACAGCTCATTCCGGCTCTTCTTGGGTTATTCGACAACGGAATTCCGGAGGAAGTTTTCGATGAAAAGTTCGAGGATGTCCACGCGGGTATCGAATCGCTCATCATCGAGGCTGTGGGTGCAGAAGCCGGCGGCCGGATGCACATGGGCCGGTCGCGAAACGATGAGGTTGCCACCTGTATCCGGATACGGCTCCGTGAAGAACAGATCGGGCTGATGGAAGAGATCCTGACCGTCAGGGAAGTCCTCACGGCCCTCGCAAACAATCACGCCGGGACAATCATGCCGGGGTTCACCCACCTCCAGTACGCCCAGCCGACAACACTCGCCCACCATCTTCTGGCCTACGAGCAGGCATTCTCCCGTGATTTCGACCGGCTGCGGGACGCGTATGCCCGCGTTAACCTCTCCCCTCTTGGGGCAGCGGCATTCGCATCCACCGGGTACCCGATAGACCGGGAATATACGGCATCTCTCCTTGGATTTGATGGTCTTGTGATCAACACCATGGACGCGGTAGCGACCCGGGATTTTGCCCTTGAGACCCTTGCGGATCTCTCGATCCTTATGACGAATACCAGCAGGCTCTCTGAAGAACTGATTGTCTGGAGCACCTCGTTTGCGAAATTTGTTACCCTTGACGATGCATTCTGCTCCACATCGTCCATCATGCCTCAGAAGAAGAACCCGGATACCGCAGAGATTATGAGGGCAAAAACCGGATCGGTCTTCGGCGCGTTCAGCAGCGCCCTGATGATTGTCAAAGGACTTCCTCTGAGTTATAACCGCGACCTCCAGGAACTCACCCCCAACATCTGGCGCGGGATGCGGGATGCGAGGACAAGCATCCGGCTTCTCGCCGGCATGCTCTCCAGTGCACAGTTCGACACCCGGCGGATGAACGAAGAGGCCGGGAAAGGGTTCTCGACAGCCACCGAACTTGCGGATACGCTGGTGCGATCGTACGGCATCCCGTTCCGGACCGCCCACAGCATTGTCGGAAGGGCAGTCCAGAAAGGGGATCTCACCTTAAAGACCCTTGAGGCCGCTGCAAAAGAAGTGGGCGGGGGAATTTCTCTCAAGGGTAAAGGTCTCACCCAGAAAGCCATCGATAGTGCGCTTGACGTAACGTATAGTGTCACTATCCGAAAATCTCCCGGCGGTCCGTCCCCGGTTGCAACAAAGAAGGCAGTCACGGGCTGCCGGAAGAACCTTGTTGCGGATCGTGCGCTCGTGAGCGGAAGAGTCGGAAACCTGGAGAAAGCGAAAAAGAATCTCATAACCAAAGCCCGGAGGCGGGTAGCATAA
- a CDS encoding helix-turn-helix domain-containing protein — protein sequence MVQIDPIDRLMRAALTSDEEFVGALADLLHHDLRISIRELSEKSGIAQSSLYKILHGKRSPNLSTLRAIVHAIRQFYRTGEGEFIGLIVARPVLETIEERTADVDSHRVKIREYPVHTMEDAIIAAVRAEREGAVAIVCAPIVSSVIEQLVHIPVATIIPKESVQRAIELAARKAWL from the coding sequence ATGGTACAGATTGACCCAATCGACCGGCTTATGCGCGCTGCCCTCACGTCCGATGAGGAGTTTGTAGGGGCTCTTGCGGATCTCCTGCACCATGACCTGAGGATCAGTATCCGGGAATTGTCTGAAAAGAGCGGGATCGCGCAAAGTTCATTATACAAGATCCTCCACGGAAAGCGTTCGCCCAACCTCTCCACACTCCGGGCGATTGTCCATGCAATCCGGCAGTTCTACCGGACCGGCGAGGGCGAGTTCATCGGTCTCATCGTTGCCCGTCCCGTTCTCGAAACCATCGAAGAGAGGACCGCCGACGTGGACTCGCACCGGGTCAAGATCCGGGAGTATCCCGTCCATACCATGGAGGATGCGATCATTGCAGCGGTCAGGGCAGAGCGGGAAGGTGCGGTTGCCATTGTCTGTGCGCCCATCGTATCCAGCGTGATCGAGCAGCTCGTCCATATCCCGGTTGCAACGATAATCCCGAAAGAATCTGTTCAGCGGGCAATAGAACTGGCCGCACGCAAGGCGTGGCTTTAA
- a CDS encoding ABC transporter substrate-binding protein, producing the protein MKMMKVTAIALIAIALILLTAGCTQPAATPGTTTPSTTVAPIKELRIGYQPSTHQMAEITAMQKGWWQQDLAPLGVQNVSDKLFPTGAPEMQAMLAGDIDVAYVGAAPVLSAVATGLDAKIIAGVNTQGSDLVVRNNLDYKGPQSLKGLTIATFQAGTIQDTILRNWLQQNNLSPDKDVFIKGMNGGDAVTAITAGKVDAIFLPTPSPSTVVNQGSGKIVVHSGEMYPNHTCCVLVVSGKLIREHPEIVKQILATNDKAVAYNLQNPEEAAQIYATKTGAKLDDVKASLKEWDGNWASDPNIIIAPVLDYAKIQNDLGYIKKPLTQADLFDLSFYKK; encoded by the coding sequence ATGAAAATGATGAAGGTAACGGCAATTGCGCTCATCGCCATTGCCCTGATATTGCTGACCGCCGGATGCACCCAGCCTGCGGCAACTCCCGGAACAACAACCCCGTCCACAACGGTCGCTCCGATCAAGGAACTCCGGATCGGCTACCAGCCCAGCACTCACCAGATGGCGGAGATCACCGCCATGCAGAAAGGCTGGTGGCAGCAGGACCTTGCACCGCTCGGCGTCCAGAACGTCAGCGACAAGCTCTTCCCGACAGGCGCACCCGAGATGCAGGCCATGCTCGCCGGGGACATTGATGTCGCCTATGTCGGCGCCGCCCCGGTCCTGAGCGCTGTTGCCACCGGGCTCGATGCGAAGATCATCGCCGGTGTCAACACCCAGGGATCCGATCTTGTTGTCCGGAATAATCTCGATTACAAGGGCCCGCAGAGCCTCAAAGGCCTGACGATAGCGACCTTCCAGGCAGGAACCATCCAGGATACTATCCTCCGGAACTGGCTCCAGCAGAACAACCTTTCTCCCGACAAGGATGTTTTCATCAAGGGTATGAACGGCGGCGATGCAGTCACAGCAATTACGGCCGGCAAAGTCGATGCCATATTCCTGCCCACCCCGTCCCCCAGCACGGTTGTCAACCAGGGCAGCGGTAAGATCGTTGTCCACTCTGGTGAAATGTATCCCAACCACACCTGCTGTGTACTCGTTGTCAGCGGCAAGCTGATCCGGGAGCACCCGGAAATTGTGAAGCAGATTCTTGCAACGAATGATAAAGCAGTTGCATATAACCTGCAGAATCCCGAAGAGGCTGCACAAATCTATGCTACCAAGACCGGCGCAAAACTGGACGATGTCAAAGCTTCCCTGAAGGAATGGGACGGTAACTGGGCATCCGATCCAAACATCATTATTGCACCTGTCCTTGACTATGCAAAGATCCAGAACGATCTCGGCTACATCAAGAAGCCCCTGACCCAGGCCGACCTCTTTGACCTGTCCTTCTACAAGAAGTAA
- a CDS encoding ABC transporter permease, which produces MRLSANKISIRWLGVLAIIAALVIWEVIAAGIVRNAFILPSPVDVVTAFMELVETGRIIPDFVDSLIHFGIGLAAALVIGIPIGILMGWSRRFDAFLDPIIELLRPIPPLAWIPFAIIWFGLTSWSAGFVIFVGAVFPVIINTYSGFRSVPRIFVEAGKMLGCTKNFSLIRYIAFPAALPSVAAGIRIACGVGWMCLVAAELFGVSNNGLGMALWLYYNLHRMDCVVVYMILLGLTGLAFDMAFRYYIERHFLKWRTGEVA; this is translated from the coding sequence ATGAGACTATCCGCAAATAAGATCAGCATCCGGTGGCTGGGAGTGCTTGCCATCATAGCAGCACTCGTTATTTGGGAAGTAATTGCGGCCGGTATTGTCAGGAATGCGTTTATCCTTCCCTCTCCTGTGGATGTCGTCACTGCCTTCATGGAGCTCGTCGAGACAGGCAGGATCATCCCGGATTTCGTGGACAGTCTCATCCACTTTGGGATCGGTCTCGCAGCTGCCCTTGTCATCGGCATTCCGATTGGAATCCTGATGGGGTGGAGCCGGCGTTTCGATGCATTTCTCGACCCGATCATCGAACTGCTCCGGCCGATTCCCCCGCTTGCCTGGATCCCGTTTGCCATCATCTGGTTTGGCCTTACATCGTGGTCCGCCGGTTTTGTCATCTTCGTAGGCGCGGTCTTTCCGGTCATCATCAATACCTATAGCGGGTTCAGGAGCGTACCAAGGATTTTTGTGGAGGCGGGAAAGATGCTCGGTTGCACGAAAAATTTCAGCCTGATACGATACATCGCATTTCCTGCCGCCCTTCCTTCAGTGGCCGCCGGTATACGGATAGCGTGCGGCGTCGGCTGGATGTGCCTTGTGGCCGCTGAACTCTTCGGCGTTTCCAATAACGGCCTTGGCATGGCCCTCTGGCTCTATTACAATCTCCACCGGATGGACTGCGTGGTTGTCTATATGATCCTGCTCGGACTCACCGGACTTGCCTTTGATATGGCGTTCCGGTATTATATTGAGCGTCACTTCCTGAAGTGGCGGACCGGGGAGGTGGCGTGA
- a CDS encoding ABC transporter ATP-binding protein: MGSLEIHDLNQSFSRDDGSRLVVLDHLNFEVKDKEFVCILGSSGCGKTTLLRLIAGLDEAQEGSIIIDGEEIKGQNPKVGMVFQEYSLFPWRNVMDNIAFGLEMKGIGKEERYRIAKHYLDLVNLSQFRESYPSELSGGMRQRVAVARALALDPVLLLMDEPFGALDAQTRNMLQKELLDIWEETKKTVVFITHSVDEAVYLSDRIIVLTPRPGRICRIFEVELSRPRDRTSVEFAQVRREVLDLISQNCAIQ; the protein is encoded by the coding sequence ATGGGCAGTCTTGAGATCCACGACCTGAACCAGTCATTCTCCCGCGATGACGGGTCCCGGCTCGTTGTCCTCGACCACCTCAACTTCGAGGTAAAAGACAAGGAGTTTGTCTGCATCCTCGGTTCCTCCGGGTGCGGCAAGACAACGCTGCTGCGCCTGATAGCCGGCCTTGATGAAGCGCAGGAAGGGTCGATCATCATCGATGGCGAGGAAATAAAGGGCCAGAATCCCAAGGTGGGCATGGTATTCCAGGAGTACTCGCTCTTCCCGTGGCGCAACGTTATGGACAATATCGCATTCGGACTGGAGATGAAAGGGATCGGAAAAGAGGAGCGTTACCGGATTGCAAAACATTACCTGGATCTCGTGAACCTCTCCCAATTCCGTGAGAGTTATCCCTCGGAGCTTTCCGGAGGGATGCGGCAGCGGGTTGCCGTTGCCCGGGCGCTGGCACTTGATCCGGTACTTCTCCTGATGGATGAGCCGTTCGGGGCGCTCGATGCCCAGACCCGCAACATGCTCCAGAAGGAACTGCTCGATATCTGGGAGGAGACAAAAAAGACGGTAGTCTTCATTACCCATAGCGTGGACGAAGCAGTCTATCTCTCGGACCGTATCATCGTTTTGACACCACGTCCGGGCCGCATCTGCCGGATCTTTGAAGTTGAGCTGTCCCGGCCCCGCGACCGTACGAGCGTAGAGTTCGCGCAGGTCCGGCGCGAGGTTCTCGATCTTATAAGCCAGAACTGTGCTATCCAGTAA
- a CDS encoding 50S ribosomal protein L16, whose translation MVRKPAKMYRNISKKAYTRRKYMGGVPGSKIVQFEMGNLSQEFPTEVDLIVEEACQIRHSALEAARITANRRLMKDVGRSNFHFKVRVFPHHVLRENKQATGAGADRVSEGMRLAFGKAVGTAARVEPGQKIMTVYSTPQYLEKIKDALRHSGHKLPTPSHLKVSVIKVSGKIVAAPKLVGEKVVAAPVVTEEAAATAAAAEPAKGAAHAKGGKDAAPAKGGKDAAPAAKGAAPAKAEEKKGPAHAKGGKK comes from the coding sequence ATGGTTAGAAAACCGGCAAAGATGTACAGGAACATTTCCAAGAAAGCCTATACAAGACGCAAATATATGGGCGGTGTTCCCGGGAGCAAGATTGTGCAGTTCGAGATGGGCAACCTCTCGCAGGAATTTCCCACCGAAGTTGACCTTATTGTCGAAGAAGCATGCCAGATCCGGCACAGCGCCCTTGAGGCGGCCCGTATCACCGCAAACCGCCGGCTGATGAAGGATGTCGGCAGGTCCAACTTCCACTTCAAGGTACGTGTTTTCCCCCACCATGTCCTGCGCGAGAACAAACAGGCAACCGGTGCCGGTGCTGACCGTGTCTCAGAAGGTATGCGCCTTGCATTCGGCAAGGCTGTCGGCACAGCCGCACGGGTCGAGCCAGGCCAGAAGATCATGACGGTCTACTCCACGCCACAATACCTCGAGAAGATCAAGGATGCACTCCGGCACAGCGGCCACAAGCTCCCAACCCCCTCACACCTGAAAGTGAGTGTTATCAAGGTCAGCGGGAAGATCGTTGCGGCACCGAAGCTCGTCGGTGAGAAAGTTGTTGCAGCACCGGTCGTTACTGAAGAGGCAGCTGCAACTGCAGCGGCAGCAGAGCCCGCGAAGGGTGCAGCCCACGCCAAGGGCGGCAAGGACGCTGCACCGGCTAAGGGTGGTAAGGATGCAGCACCTGCAGCAAAGGGTGCTGCACCGGCAAAGGCCGAAGAGAAGAAAGGCCCGGCCCACGCAAAAGGCGGCAAAAAGTAA
- a CDS encoding PAS domain S-box protein, whose product MNETKILVVEDEAVTSMDLRRSLTDLGYDVCAIAPTGEMAVKHAGELRPDLILMDIMLAGKMNGIEAAEIIKAKYRIPVIYLTAYSDDRFLARAKITEPFGYILKPFRELELKTNIEMALYKHSMEHALRVSEETTRVLLNAIEDILFLVDISGRFLAVNVSLANLVGKNVQELIGSNVSDLVNRGILSQKMAGWNANPIQATPLCFEEKFNEKWFEVTLYPVRNPHDDVVLYAVYIRNITQNKNLEEQSRQNEEYFRSLVEDTSDIIAILNRDTTLRYDSPSINRSLGYPSGHLVGKALSGVIPEEELPKIQSIFFEIMNNPGMVKPFHLKVKNYTGELFTMEGIISNLYGNPVIDGIVLNGWIKNHRSV is encoded by the coding sequence ATGAATGAGACAAAAATCCTCGTTGTCGAAGACGAGGCAGTAACCAGCATGGATCTCAGGAGAAGCCTGACTGATCTTGGATATGACGTCTGTGCAATTGCGCCTACCGGCGAGATGGCCGTGAAACATGCCGGAGAATTGCGTCCCGACCTCATTCTCATGGACATTATGCTTGCCGGCAAAATGAATGGAATTGAAGCAGCTGAGATCATAAAGGCCAAATACCGTATTCCGGTTATTTACCTGACTGCTTACAGCGATGATCGTTTTCTTGCCCGGGCAAAGATCACGGAGCCGTTTGGCTATATCCTCAAACCCTTCCGGGAACTGGAGCTCAAGACCAATATCGAGATGGCACTCTACAAGCATTCCATGGAACACGCTCTGAGAGTGAGCGAGGAGACCACCCGTGTCCTGCTCAACGCGATAGAAGATATCCTGTTCCTTGTAGATATCAGCGGGCGTTTCCTGGCCGTGAATGTCTCTCTTGCGAATCTTGTCGGGAAAAATGTGCAGGAACTGATCGGTTCGAATGTGTCGGATCTCGTGAACCGGGGTATTCTTTCCCAGAAAATGGCGGGATGGAATGCCAACCCGATACAGGCAACTCCCCTCTGCTTCGAAGAAAAGTTCAACGAGAAATGGTTTGAAGTCACCCTCTATCCGGTCCGGAATCCTCATGACGATGTCGTGTTATACGCAGTATATATACGGAACATCACCCAGAATAAAAACCTGGAAGAGCAGTCCCGACAGAATGAGGAATATTTCCGGTCTTTGGTAGAAGACACCTCGGACATCATCGCGATCCTCAACAGGGACACAACGCTCCGGTATGATAGTCCTTCAATAAACCGTTCGCTTGGATATCCGAGCGGACACCTTGTGGGGAAGGCATTGTCCGGTGTTATTCCTGAAGAAGAACTGCCTAAAATCCAGAGCATCTTTTTTGAAATCATGAACAACCCGGGTATGGTTAAACCCTTCCATCTGAAAGTGAAAAATTATACCGGGGAGCTATTCACTATGGAAGGAATTATCAGTAATCTCTACGGGAATCCGGTGATTGACGGAATTGTGCTGAATGGATGGATTAAAAACCATCGGAGCGTTTGA
- a CDS encoding PAS domain S-box protein, translating into MESDYGSKPQEPDSSPDRALKKSETNHLFSVLYVDDEPSLLMPTKIYLEKHGNFLVDTTTTVDDALNKLKNFSYDVIISDYQMPVSDGIQFLKTLRKTGNQIPFIIFTGKGDEEVVIEAYAAGADFYLAKGVNPRAMYVDLTNKIEQIVNRRRVESALRESEELFRTLFNNANDSIFVHEMSPEGFPGRYIMANDIACTHLGYTREELLRMSFQDIIAPPYVDKIPALSRTIQKRGHATFDTVYKKKNGTEYPVEVNAHLFELHGKQLSLSIARDITERKYMEDEIRASEQRLHAIIDGSSIPQFVINRNHEVIYWNKALESYSGIESHEIRFTKNAWKAFYKSLRPLLADLLVDEKLEDIPVWYEGKYRRSRYVDGAFEFTDFFPHFGRNGTWLHGTAVAIRDDRGTIVGALETLEDITDRKNAENELVSSEKYLKTIFNSVQTGLVITDPETNTIIDANPAAVRMIGKNKSDILGSVCNAFLCHTDPKYPVAGIGKNTDFSECVLINPDGRKIPILKTAIPVIISGKSLLLESFLDITDRKRAEDAMQTAYAELEQKVRERTRELFELNRNLQIEANERKKIMEELKVSEEKYRSLVEQTNDIVFQIDKNGRITYISPNVSSILGHSPEESVGRSPAEFMPKDSENFFYLLHEENIRVRQPVSGLELTFLDRGQVPHIFEINGTPHFSQEGVFLGFSGIARDITDRKTLQDELVTSLKEKEILLKEIHHRVKNNMQVISSLLNLQAKLIKDVNSREVIRESQNRVMSIALVHEKLYQSKNLAEIDYSDYLKKIAEYLLQSYGISPKTVAIRIHAENILLPIDKAIPLSLMINEMISNSLKYAFPDNRTGIICVDLRKEEDRYTLVVNDDGIGLPETVTLEQTDTLGMQLVNSLVRQIQGSISLNRVSGTEYRITFTIEPILSGDHYE; encoded by the coding sequence ATGGAGAGTGATTACGGGAGTAAGCCACAGGAACCAGACTCATCTCCAGACCGAGCTCTAAAAAAAAGCGAAACAAATCACCTGTTTTCTGTCCTTTATGTTGATGATGAACCCTCCCTCCTGATGCCTACAAAAATTTACCTGGAGAAACACGGGAATTTTCTTGTTGATACAACCACCACCGTTGACGATGCGCTGAATAAACTCAAAAATTTTTCATACGATGTTATAATATCTGATTACCAGATGCCGGTGAGTGACGGCATCCAGTTTTTGAAGACGCTTCGCAAAACGGGCAACCAGATCCCGTTTATTATCTTCACGGGTAAGGGTGACGAGGAGGTTGTCATCGAGGCATATGCCGCGGGAGCTGATTTTTATCTTGCAAAAGGGGTGAATCCCCGGGCAATGTACGTGGACCTCACCAATAAGATTGAGCAGATTGTTAACCGCAGAAGGGTAGAGAGTGCCCTTAGGGAAAGTGAAGAACTGTTCAGGACATTATTCAATAATGCAAATGATTCGATATTCGTCCATGAGATGTCTCCGGAAGGTTTTCCCGGTCGGTACATCATGGCCAACGATATTGCCTGCACCCACCTGGGATACACCCGGGAAGAACTGCTCCGGATGAGCTTCCAGGATATTATCGCTCCTCCGTACGTTGATAAAATCCCTGCCCTGTCACGAACGATTCAGAAGAGGGGACATGCTACGTTTGATACTGTTTATAAAAAAAAGAACGGTACCGAATATCCCGTTGAGGTAAATGCCCACCTCTTTGAGTTGCACGGGAAACAACTCTCCTTGTCCATTGCCCGTGATATTACCGAGCGTAAGTATATGGAAGATGAGATCCGGGCCAGCGAGCAGCGATTGCATGCAATCATAGACGGATCTTCCATCCCCCAGTTTGTGATTAACAGGAATCACGAGGTGATTTACTGGAACAAAGCGCTGGAAAGTTACAGCGGTATTGAATCGCATGAGATACGGTTTACAAAAAATGCCTGGAAAGCGTTTTATAAATCCCTCCGGCCGCTTCTTGCAGACCTGCTGGTTGATGAAAAACTGGAGGATATTCCTGTCTGGTATGAAGGAAAATACCGCCGGTCCCGGTATGTTGACGGAGCGTTTGAATTCACCGATTTCTTCCCCCATTTTGGCAGGAATGGTACCTGGCTTCATGGTACTGCGGTTGCCATAAGGGACGACCGGGGCACAATCGTCGGGGCGCTTGAAACCCTTGAGGATATCACGGACCGTAAAAACGCAGAGAATGAACTTGTGAGTAGTGAAAAATATCTCAAGACAATTTTTAATTCTGTCCAGACGGGTCTTGTAATTACCGATCCCGAAACAAATACTATCATCGATGCAAACCCGGCTGCTGTAAGAATGATAGGGAAAAATAAGTCTGATATTCTCGGATCTGTTTGTAATGCGTTTCTCTGTCATACCGATCCGAAATACCCGGTAGCAGGCATTGGAAAGAATACTGACTTTTCAGAATGCGTTCTCATAAATCCTGATGGCAGGAAGATTCCGATCCTGAAAACGGCAATACCCGTAATTATTTCCGGAAAATCGTTGTTGCTTGAGAGTTTCCTTGACATTACTGACCGAAAACGGGCAGAAGATGCCATGCAGACGGCTTATGCAGAGCTTGAACAAAAAGTCCGGGAGCGCACCAGGGAGCTCTTCGAACTGAACCGGAACCTCCAGATCGAAGCAAACGAGCGCAAGAAAATCATGGAAGAACTCAAGGTCAGCGAAGAAAAATACCGGTCCCTTGTAGAACAAACGAATGATATTGTCTTTCAGATTGACAAGAATGGTCGAATCACGTATATCAGCCCGAATGTTTCTTCGATCCTGGGGCATTCACCCGAAGAAAGCGTTGGAAGGAGTCCGGCGGAATTCATGCCAAAAGATTCGGAGAATTTTTTTTATTTGTTGCACGAGGAGAATATCCGGGTCAGGCAACCGGTTTCCGGTCTGGAACTGACATTTCTGGATCGCGGGCAGGTCCCCCATATCTTTGAGATCAACGGCACACCTCATTTCAGTCAGGAGGGTGTTTTTCTGGGATTCAGTGGTATTGCACGGGATATCACGGATCGAAAAACTCTCCAGGACGAACTGGTAACTTCATTAAAAGAGAAGGAAATTCTCTTGAAGGAGATTCACCACCGGGTCAAAAATAACATGCAGGTGATCTCCAGTCTCCTCAACCTGCAGGCAAAACTCATCAAGGATGTTAACAGCAGGGAAGTGATTCGTGAAAGCCAGAACCGCGTTATGTCGATAGCCCTTGTGCATGAAAAACTCTACCAGTCCAAAAATCTGGCAGAGATTGATTACTCAGACTATCTTAAGAAAATTGCAGAATACCTCCTCCAGTCTTATGGGATTTCTCCTAAAACCGTAGCAATCCGGATTCATGCGGAGAATATTCTTCTTCCCATTGACAAAGCAATCCCGCTCAGCCTTATGATCAACGAAATGATCTCCAATTCCCTGAAATATGCCTTCCCCGACAACCGGACCGGCATTATCTGCGTAGATCTCAGAAAAGAGGAAGACCGGTACACTCTCGTTGTAAATGATGATGGGATAGGACTCCCGGAGACGGTAACTCTTGAACAGACAGATACCCTGGGTATGCAGCTGGTCAACTCGCTGGTAAGGCAGATCCAGGGCTCGATTTCCCTTAACCGAGTATCCGGAACAGAATACCGGATCACATTCACTATTGAACCGATACTTTCAGGTGACCATTATGAATGA
- a CDS encoding META domain-containing protein, producing MKYIHLCLLLVLVLGVMACGCTTLQSQPQTLPPTPVPTIPQTTVQTTPTTPAYPLQLSGYWVLQTMAIQDGSAPFVPTTEISLVLNADGSATGYTGCNNYFTSYTLTGITTPKGNSMVFGPITTSKKYCFATASQESNYLNVLQNTAAYAVNGNLLTLTDKSQNALVFQQSSTIVTTTYYPHPA from the coding sequence ATGAAATATATTCATCTCTGTTTACTGCTTGTTCTTGTTCTGGGTGTAATGGCCTGCGGCTGTACCACGCTGCAATCCCAGCCACAGACCCTGCCTCCAACTCCTGTGCCGACGATTCCGCAGACTACGGTTCAGACAACCCCTACGACACCTGCGTATCCCCTGCAGCTTTCCGGCTATTGGGTTCTTCAGACCATGGCAATACAGGATGGTTCTGCCCCCTTCGTCCCGACAACGGAGATTTCCCTTGTCCTCAATGCAGATGGCAGTGCAACCGGGTATACCGGGTGTAACAATTATTTCACATCCTACACCCTGACCGGAATAACGACACCAAAAGGCAATAGCATGGTATTCGGGCCGATCACAACCTCAAAGAAGTACTGCTTTGCAACCGCCAGCCAGGAAAGTAATTATCTCAATGTGCTGCAGAATACTGCAGCATATGCAGTAAACGGCAACCTGCTGACACTCACCGACAAGTCACAGAACGCCCTTGTCTTTCAGCAGTCCTCCACCATTGTTACGACAACGTACTATCCACACCCGGCATAA
- the xerA gene encoding site-specific tyrosine recombinase/integron integrase encodes MESGYFSEWLKSYRTYLRMRNYSARTLDSYEQVIKHFGYYVWLRRHTEVTKLVIYWKDIEKARLDTSVDVTPIMVTDFLSFVSSMRAYKPKTYHRIISTLSSFYRFLYTQGAVTANPLTGIDRPRIKHQDIKYLKHSQVLRLIDSIEDSRDKLIVRTIYATGVRVSELCNMNIEDIDFDEHTIRIRGKGDKTRIVFVDDDTLKDLSTFIGNRIVGPLFIGQQGKHISSRAIQHIFKHYAPNGITPHKIRHSYASELYKRSKNLRVVQENLGHTSIKTTEIYLHTDIDERRQIYQQFFPLSGSNDEE; translated from the coding sequence ATGGAAAGCGGGTATTTTTCGGAGTGGCTCAAATCATACCGGACTTACCTTCGGATGCGAAACTATTCTGCCCGCACGCTTGACAGTTATGAACAGGTTATCAAACATTTTGGTTATTATGTATGGCTCCGCCGACATACCGAAGTGACAAAACTTGTTATTTACTGGAAGGATATTGAGAAAGCCCGGCTTGATACCAGTGTCGATGTAACGCCGATCATGGTTACGGATTTTCTTTCATTTGTCTCTTCCATGAGAGCGTACAAACCAAAGACCTATCATCGTATCATCTCGACACTCAGTTCTTTTTACCGGTTTTTATATACGCAGGGGGCGGTTACTGCCAACCCACTTACGGGTATTGACCGTCCACGCATCAAGCATCAGGATATCAAATATTTAAAACACAGCCAGGTACTCCGGTTGATTGACTCTATCGAAGATTCCCGTGATAAACTGATAGTCCGGACGATCTATGCAACCGGGGTCCGGGTATCGGAATTATGCAATATGAACATCGAAGATATTGATTTCGATGAGCATACGATCCGGATACGGGGGAAGGGTGATAAAACCCGAATTGTCTTCGTTGATGATGATACTTTGAAGGATCTCTCCACGTTTATTGGCAACAGGATTGTTGGTCCGCTTTTCATCGGTCAGCAGGGTAAACACATCTCCTCGCGGGCAATCCAGCACATCTTCAAGCACTATGCCCCAAATGGGATAACTCCGCATAAAATTCGTCACAGTTATGCCAGTGAATTGTATAAGCGATCAAAAAATCTGCGTGTTGTTCAGGAGAACCTGGGTCATACCTCCATCAAAACCACGGAAATCTATTTGCATACTGATATTGATGAACGGCGGCAGATTTATCAGCAATTTTTCCCCCTCTCCGGGTCCAACGACGAGGAATAA